One Streptomyces sp. V4I8 genomic window carries:
- the lysS gene encoding lysine--tRNA ligase, translating to MPIVAQSTETTDWVSRFADEVIEESERRAPGKPVVVASGLSPSGPIHLGNLREVMTPHLVADEIRRRGHQVRHLISWDDYDRYRKVPAGIAGVDESWAQHIGKPLTSVPAPEGSAYPNWAEHFKAAMVEALAEMGVEFDGISQTAQYTSGVYREQILHAMKHRADIDAVLAQYRTKPKGGAKKSQKPVDEAELEAAEGSGAAAEDDGSSGSAGYFPYKPYCGNCEKDLTTVTSYVDDTTELSYTCNECGFSETVRLNEFNRGKLVWKVDWPMRWAYEGVVFEPSGVDHSSPGSSFQVGGQIVGIFGGKQPIGPMYAFVGISGMAKMSSSRGGVPTPGDALKIMEPQLLRWLYARRRPNQSFKIAFDQEIQRLYDEWDKLDGKVADGSALPADAAAHSRAVRTAGGELPRTARPLPYRTLASVADITAGHQDQALRILSELDPENPLGALDEARPRFDKAEAWINTQVPADQRTIVRDEPDAELLKSLDEASQQSLRLLLDGLESHWSLDGLTHLVYGVPKVQAGFSADATPKELPPEIKTAQRSFFALLYHLLVGRDTGPRLPTLLLAVGQERVRALLGE from the coding sequence GTGCCGATCGTGGCTCAGAGCACCGAGACCACCGACTGGGTCTCCCGTTTCGCGGATGAGGTCATCGAGGAGTCGGAGCGTCGGGCCCCGGGCAAACCGGTCGTCGTCGCGTCCGGACTCTCCCCCTCCGGGCCCATCCACCTGGGCAATCTGCGCGAGGTCATGACCCCACACCTCGTCGCCGACGAGATCCGGCGGCGCGGGCACCAGGTCCGGCACCTGATCTCCTGGGACGACTACGACCGCTACCGCAAGGTGCCGGCCGGGATCGCCGGGGTCGACGAGTCGTGGGCCCAGCACATCGGCAAGCCGCTGACCTCCGTGCCGGCGCCGGAGGGCTCGGCGTACCCGAACTGGGCCGAGCACTTCAAGGCGGCGATGGTCGAGGCGCTCGCCGAGATGGGCGTGGAGTTCGACGGGATCAGCCAGACCGCGCAGTACACCTCCGGTGTGTACCGCGAGCAGATCCTGCACGCCATGAAGCACCGGGCCGACATCGACGCCGTCCTCGCCCAGTACCGCACCAAGCCCAAGGGCGGCGCCAAGAAGTCGCAGAAGCCGGTCGACGAGGCCGAGCTGGAGGCCGCCGAGGGGTCGGGGGCTGCCGCCGAGGACGACGGCAGCTCCGGCTCCGCCGGGTACTTCCCGTACAAGCCCTACTGCGGCAACTGCGAGAAGGACCTCACCACCGTCACCTCGTACGTCGACGACACGACCGAGCTGTCGTACACCTGCAACGAGTGCGGCTTCTCCGAGACCGTCCGGCTCAACGAGTTCAACCGCGGCAAGCTGGTCTGGAAGGTCGACTGGCCCATGCGGTGGGCGTACGAGGGTGTCGTCTTCGAGCCGAGCGGTGTCGACCACTCGTCTCCGGGGTCGAGCTTCCAGGTCGGCGGCCAGATCGTCGGGATCTTCGGCGGCAAGCAGCCCATCGGGCCCATGTACGCCTTCGTGGGGATCTCCGGGATGGCGAAGATGTCGTCCTCGCGGGGCGGGGTACCCACGCCGGGCGACGCGCTGAAGATTATGGAGCCGCAGCTCCTGCGCTGGCTCTACGCCCGGCGCAGGCCCAACCAGTCGTTCAAGATCGCCTTCGACCAGGAGATCCAGCGGCTCTACGACGAGTGGGACAAGCTGGACGGGAAGGTGGCGGACGGGTCCGCCCTGCCCGCCGACGCCGCCGCGCACTCCCGTGCGGTGCGCACGGCGGGCGGTGAGCTGCCGCGCACGGCGCGACCGCTGCCGTACCGGACGCTCGCCTCCGTCGCCGACATCACCGCCGGGCACCAGGACCAGGCGCTGCGGATCCTCTCCGAGCTGGACCCGGAGAACCCGCTGGGCGCACTGGACGAGGCGCGTCCCCGGTTCGACAAGGCCGAGGCGTGGATCAACACGCAGGTGCCCGCCGACCAGCGGACCATCGTCCGCGACGAACCCGACGCCGAGCTGCTGAAGTCCCTCGACGAGGCCTCCCAGCAGTCGCTGCGGCTGCTCCTCGACGGGCTGGAGTCGCACTGGTCGCTCGACGGGCTGACCCACCTCGTGTACGGCGTGCCCAAGGTGCAGGCCGGGTTCTCCGCGGACGCCACGCCCAAGGAGCTGCCGCCGGAGATCAAGACCGCGCAGCGGTCGTTCTTCGCGCTGCTGTACCACCTGCTGGTCGGGCGGGACACGGGGCCGCGACTGCCCACGCTGCTGCTGGCGGTGGGGCAGGAGCGGGTGCGGGCCCTGCTCGGCGAGTGA
- a CDS encoding DUF2637 domain-containing protein yields MHRVLIGVVVFGAVIIAGIGFAGSYAAVRELAIQKGFGNFSYVFPIGIDAGICVLLALDLLLTWIRIPFPLLRQTAWLLTAATIAFNGAAAWPDPLGVGMHAVIPVLFVVAVEAARHAIGRIADITADKHMEGVRLTRWLLSPLPTFLLWRRMKLWELRSYEQVIKLEQERLVYQARLRSRFGRAWRRKAPVESLMPLRLARYGVPLAETAPAGLAAAGIEPALLPPAPKQALDVAPAPAPVPQPQPQPQAQQATPPGEQRPELVATPDLEQPEQPEYVQDWFNTPRNVEYQGGYDPAYNTQEQYDQWYQEQLQAEQYQEQFQEEPPVQEPSPEDTGTFPIPVTGNRTRQLGDGGGPPEPSDPTEEDYYQVFKKSIGGTGYPTPREFSENVEAEFGTALLPDAAKRMVTRFTNLYNAELEADHIA; encoded by the coding sequence ATGCACCGCGTTCTCATCGGCGTGGTCGTGTTCGGCGCCGTGATCATCGCCGGCATCGGCTTCGCCGGTTCTTACGCGGCCGTCCGCGAGCTGGCCATCCAGAAGGGCTTCGGGAACTTCAGTTATGTCTTCCCGATCGGCATCGACGCGGGCATCTGTGTCCTGCTCGCCCTCGACCTTCTCCTGACATGGATCCGCATCCCGTTCCCGCTGCTGCGCCAGACGGCGTGGCTGCTGACGGCGGCGACGATCGCCTTCAACGGCGCGGCGGCCTGGCCGGACCCGCTGGGTGTGGGCATGCACGCCGTGATCCCGGTCCTGTTCGTGGTGGCCGTGGAGGCCGCCCGGCACGCGATCGGCCGCATAGCGGACATCACGGCCGACAAGCACATGGAGGGCGTCCGCCTCACCCGCTGGCTGCTCTCCCCGCTCCCGACGTTCCTGCTGTGGCGCCGGATGAAGCTGTGGGAGCTGCGCTCCTACGAGCAGGTCATCAAGCTGGAGCAGGAGCGGCTGGTGTACCAGGCCCGGCTGCGCTCCCGCTTCGGCCGGGCATGGCGGCGCAAGGCTCCGGTGGAGTCGCTGATGCCGCTGAGGCTGGCCCGGTACGGGGTCCCGCTGGCGGAGACGGCTCCGGCGGGTCTGGCGGCGGCGGGCATCGAGCCGGCGCTGCTGCCTCCGGCTCCGAAGCAGGCGCTGGACGTGGCTCCGGCTCCGGCGCCCGTGCCCCAACCCCAACCCCAACCCCAAGCCCAGCAGGCGACGCCTCCCGGCGAGCAGCGCCCGGAGCTGGTCGCCACGCCCGACCTGGAGCAGCCGGAGCAGCCGGAGTACGTGCAGGACTGGTTCAACACCCCCCGCAACGTGGAGTACCAGGGCGGCTACGACCCCGCGTACAACACTCAGGAACAGTACGACCAGTGGTACCAGGAGCAGCTCCAGGCCGAGCAGTACCAGGAGCAGTTCCAGGAGGAGCCGCCCGTCCAGGAGCCCTCCCCGGAGGACACCGGCACCTTCCCGATCCCCGTGACCGGCAATCGCACCCGCCAGCTCGGTGACGGCGGTGGCCCCCCGGAGCCCTCGGATCCGACCGAGGAGGACTACTACCAGGTGTTCAAGAAGTCGATAGGCGGCACCGGCTACCCGACCCCGCGCGAGTTCAGCGAGAACGTCGAGGCGGAGTTCGGCACCGCGCTCCTGCCGGACGCGGCCAAGCGCATGGTCACCCGGTTCACGAACCTCTACAACGCGGAACTGGAAGCGGACCACATCGCCTGA
- a CDS encoding DUF3558 family protein, whose translation MQRAAERDQHDRRDQREQRAKGGLHRVLVGAAVVPVMLVAAACSSNSGSNDGAGDSAKSSSASASASASPSPTVQAAVYKSLPQPCKALSKKTLEDLVPEAKSGKAGTSDDPATRGACSWSSLDNNGVKGSQFRWLNASLLRFDSNVTRGSGEKLARDYFETQVQDARSVSGAKNTKSEPVAGVGDEATAVRYDLKKKEGSFKQVTVVARVENVVVTVDYNGAGFAGDKTPSSDTLNKLAQKAAKEAVAAVAKANGSGGGTAGTPSSAPSKSASKSPSKSPSAGSSKAASSSPSKSAPKKS comes from the coding sequence ATGCAGCGAGCAGCAGAGCGAGACCAGCATGACCGGCGTGACCAGCGCGAGCAGCGGGCGAAGGGCGGTCTGCACCGTGTCCTTGTCGGCGCGGCTGTCGTCCCCGTGATGCTGGTCGCGGCGGCCTGTTCCTCGAACTCCGGTTCGAACGACGGGGCCGGCGACAGCGCGAAGTCCTCGTCGGCGTCCGCGTCGGCGTCCGCGAGTCCGTCGCCGACGGTGCAGGCGGCCGTGTACAAGTCCCTTCCTCAGCCGTGCAAGGCGCTCTCGAAGAAGACGCTGGAGGACCTGGTCCCGGAGGCCAAGTCCGGCAAAGCGGGCACGTCGGACGACCCGGCGACGCGTGGCGCCTGCTCCTGGAGCAGCCTGGACAACAACGGTGTGAAGGGCTCGCAGTTCCGCTGGCTCAACGCCTCCCTGCTGCGCTTCGATTCGAACGTCACGCGCGGGTCGGGCGAGAAGCTGGCGCGGGACTACTTCGAGACGCAGGTCCAGGACGCCCGTTCGGTGAGCGGTGCGAAGAACACGAAGTCGGAGCCGGTCGCCGGAGTGGGCGATGAGGCGACGGCGGTGCGCTACGACCTGAAGAAGAAGGAGGGTTCCTTCAAGCAGGTGACGGTCGTGGCCCGGGTCGAGAACGTCGTCGTGACGGTCGACTACAACGGCGCCGGTTTCGCCGGCGACAAGACCCCGAGCTCGGACACCCTGAACAAGCTCGCGCAGAAGGCGGCCAAGGAGGCGGTGGCCGCGGTGGCGAAGGCGAACGGCAGCGGTGGCGGCACTGCGGGCACGCCGAGCAGCGCCCCCTCGAAGTCGGCGTCGAAGTCTCCCTCGAAGTCCCCGTCCGCGGGCTCCTCGAAGGCGGCGTCGAGCTCTCCCTCCAAGTCAGCGCCGAAGAAGAGCTGA
- a CDS encoding DUF3558 domain-containing protein, which translates to MQRKAYVSGVAALLAALLAGCTGSSDDGGTTDDSNPGDSGTATAAAEPGRYATLPEPCGAVGQETLDLLLPGIKQVTDEDQREKAYEGTPTIAYDTDRKAGCRWKAESTEATDRLFVDFARVVSYDTSVSDDSEAEQLFATRLEAADLPQPTSSGSADGTSAADPSGSPSSAAPSSASPSASSPPSSSSPSSSSSSGSSTPTDGVTPAELQPRLLDDLGDEAFLDDELSSSGSTAQQRTVTVAFRTSNVIVTIEYEEQPATVGAVPDSEEMQDRARKLAAQLADALAE; encoded by the coding sequence GTGCAGCGGAAGGCATACGTATCCGGCGTCGCCGCGCTCCTCGCGGCGCTGCTGGCCGGCTGCACCGGCAGTTCCGACGACGGCGGCACGACCGACGACTCCAACCCCGGCGACTCGGGTACGGCGACCGCGGCGGCCGAGCCCGGCCGGTACGCCACACTGCCCGAACCCTGTGGCGCGGTCGGCCAGGAGACGCTCGACCTGCTGCTGCCCGGCATCAAGCAGGTCACGGACGAGGACCAGCGGGAGAAGGCGTACGAGGGCACGCCGACGATCGCCTATGACACCGACCGCAAGGCCGGCTGCCGCTGGAAGGCCGAGTCGACCGAGGCCACGGATCGCCTGTTCGTCGACTTCGCGCGTGTGGTGTCGTACGACACGTCGGTCAGCGACGACAGCGAGGCGGAGCAGCTCTTCGCGACCCGGCTGGAGGCGGCCGACCTTCCGCAGCCGACGAGTTCCGGTTCCGCCGACGGCACTTCCGCCGCCGATCCGAGCGGTTCGCCTTCCTCGGCGGCCCCCTCCTCCGCCTCGCCGTCGGCATCCTCGCCCCCTTCCTCCTCTTCGCCCTCTTCGTCTTCTTCGTCCGGCTCCTCCACTCCGACCGACGGCGTGACCCCGGCCGAGCTCCAGCCGCGCCTCCTCGACGATCTCGGCGACGAGGCCTTCCTCGACGACGAGCTGAGCAGCTCCGGCTCGACGGCTCAGCAGCGCACGGTGACTGTGGCGTTCCGCACGTCCAACGTGATCGTGACGATCGAGTACGAGGAGCAGCCGGCGACGGTCGGCGCGGTCCCGGACAGCGAGGAAATGCAGGACAGGGCCCGGAAACTGGCGGCGCAACTGGCCGACGCGCTGGCGGAGTAG
- a CDS encoding RtcB family protein gives MSYVEMPGAKVPIRMWTDPATVEDVALQQLRNVATLPWIKGLAVMPDVHYGKGATVGSVIAMRGAVCPAAVGVDIGCGMSAVKTSLTANDLPGDLSRLRSKIEQAIPVGRGMHDSPVDPGRLHGFGTAGWDDFWGRFDGVAEAVRFRQERAGKQMGTLGGGNHFVEVCTDTTGAVWLMLHSGSRNIGKELAEHHIGVAQKLPHNQGLVDRDLAVFVADTPQMAAYRNDLFWAQEYARYNRTIMMALLKDVVRKEFKKAKPVFEAEISAHHNYVAEERYDGMDLLVTRKGAIRAGSGEYGIIPGSMGTGSYIVKGLGNPKSFNSASHGAGRRMSRNAAKRRFSTKDLEEQTRGVECRKDSGVVDEIPGAYKPIEQVIDQQRDLVEVVAKLKQVVCVKG, from the coding sequence ATGTCGTACGTGGAAATGCCGGGCGCGAAGGTTCCGATCCGTATGTGGACCGACCCGGCGACGGTCGAGGACGTGGCACTCCAGCAGCTGCGGAACGTGGCGACCCTGCCGTGGATCAAGGGCCTGGCGGTCATGCCGGACGTCCACTACGGCAAGGGCGCGACGGTCGGCTCCGTCATCGCCATGCGGGGGGCCGTGTGCCCCGCGGCGGTGGGAGTGGACATCGGGTGCGGGATGTCGGCGGTGAAGACGTCGCTCACGGCGAACGACCTGCCGGGGGACCTGTCGCGGCTGCGGTCGAAGATCGAGCAGGCGATTCCGGTCGGGCGGGGCATGCATGACAGTCCCGTGGACCCGGGGCGGCTGCACGGGTTCGGTACGGCCGGGTGGGACGACTTCTGGGGGCGGTTCGACGGGGTCGCGGAAGCGGTCAGGTTCCGTCAGGAACGCGCCGGGAAGCAGATGGGAACACTCGGCGGCGGCAACCACTTCGTCGAGGTCTGCACGGACACGACCGGTGCTGTCTGGCTGATGCTGCACTCCGGTTCCCGGAACATCGGCAAGGAACTGGCCGAGCACCACATCGGCGTGGCCCAGAAGCTCCCGCACAACCAGGGCCTGGTCGACCGCGACCTCGCCGTCTTCGTGGCGGACACCCCGCAGATGGCGGCGTACCGCAATGACCTGTTCTGGGCGCAGGAGTACGCCAGGTACAACCGCACGATCATGATGGCGCTCCTGAAGGACGTGGTCCGCAAGGAGTTCAAGAAGGCGAAGCCGGTCTTCGAGGCCGAGATCAGCGCACACCACAACTACGTGGCCGAGGAACGCTACGACGGCATGGACCTGCTCGTGACCCGTAAGGGCGCGATCCGGGCCGGCTCCGGCGAGTACGGCATCATCCCGGGCTCCATGGGCACGGGTTCGTACATCGTGAAGGGCCTCGGGAACCCGAAGTCCTTCAACTCGGCCTCGCACGGCGCGGGTCGGCGGATGAGCCGCAACGCGGCGAAGCGGCGGTTCTCGACGAAGGACCTGGAGGAGCAGACGCGGGGCGTGGAGTGCCGTAAGGACTCCGGCGTCGTCGACGAGATCCCGGGCGCCTACAAGCCGATCGAGCAGGTCATCGATCAGCAGCGGGACCTCGTGGAGGTCGTGGCGAAGCTGAAGCAGGTGGTCTGCGTGAAGGGCTGA
- a CDS encoding SDR family NAD(P)-dependent oxidoreductase — MPTAATSAASRIAVITGASSGIGAATARRLAEAGYRVVLTARRKDRIEALAEEINAAGHSAAAYQLDVTDRAAVDEFATAFRTIGVLVNNAGGALGADPVATGDPADWRTMYETNVIGTLNLTQALLPKLEASGDGTVVVVSSTAGHGTYEGGAGYVAAKHGTHVLAETLRLEIVGRPVRVIEIAPGMVKTDEFALTRFAGDTDKAEKVYQGVAEPLTADDVADTITWTVTRPSHVNIDLLVVRPRAQASNTKVHREP; from the coding sequence ATGCCCACCGCCGCCACGTCCGCCGCCTCCCGCATCGCCGTCATCACCGGTGCGAGCAGTGGAATCGGCGCCGCCACGGCACGCCGGCTCGCCGAGGCCGGCTACCGGGTCGTGCTGACCGCGCGCCGCAAGGACCGCATCGAGGCGCTGGCGGAGGAGATCAACGCGGCCGGCCACTCGGCGGCGGCCTACCAGCTGGACGTGACGGACCGCGCGGCGGTCGACGAGTTCGCGACGGCCTTCAGGACGATCGGTGTCCTCGTCAACAACGCGGGCGGCGCACTGGGCGCCGACCCCGTGGCCACCGGCGACCCGGCCGACTGGCGCACGATGTACGAGACGAACGTCATCGGCACCCTGAACCTCACCCAGGCACTGCTGCCGAAGCTGGAGGCGAGCGGCGACGGCACGGTGGTCGTGGTCTCCTCCACCGCCGGCCACGGCACCTACGAGGGCGGTGCCGGCTATGTCGCCGCCAAGCACGGCACCCATGTCCTCGCCGAGACTCTCCGCCTGGAGATCGTCGGCCGGCCGGTGCGCGTCATCGAGATCGCGCCCGGCATGGTCAAGACGGACGAGTTCGCCCTGACCCGCTTCGCCGGCGACACGGACAAGGCGGAGAAGGTCTACCAGGGCGTCGCCGAGCCCCTCACGGCCGACGACGTGGCCGACACCATCACCTGGACGGTCACCCGCCCCAGCCACGTCAACATCGACCTCCTGGTCGTCCGCCCGCGCGCCCAGGCGTCCAACACGAAGGTCCACCGGGAGCCGTAG
- a CDS encoding ester cyclase: MGQAREVMDRLTAAITTADPKAIAELYPPDAVAVTPDGGELHGRENIAGYWRQMTEAVPDGSYESVHSYEVGNTAIDEGIFHGRNTGPIQLPTGETLPATQKEISIRGVDFATVDDSGHIVDYRLYFDEMEFLDQLGLLPPT; encoded by the coding sequence ATGGGACAGGCGCGTGAGGTCATGGACCGGCTCACCGCGGCGATCACCACGGCGGACCCCAAGGCCATCGCCGAGCTCTACCCACCGGACGCGGTCGCCGTCACCCCCGACGGCGGGGAGCTGCACGGGCGGGAGAACATCGCCGGGTACTGGCGCCAGATGACGGAAGCGGTTCCCGACGGTTCGTACGAGTCGGTGCACTCCTACGAGGTCGGCAACACGGCCATCGACGAGGGGATCTTCCACGGCCGGAACACCGGGCCGATCCAGCTGCCGACCGGCGAGACGCTGCCGGCGACGCAGAAGGAGATCAGTATCCGCGGGGTGGACTTCGCCACCGTCGACGACAGCGGGCACATCGTCGACTACCGGCTCTACTTCGACGAGATGGAGTTCCTGGACCAGTTGGGGCTGCTGCCGCCGACCTGA
- a CDS encoding YnfA family protein — protein sequence MLILRSAALFVVAALFEIGGAWLVWQGVREHRGWLWIGAGVMALGAYGFVATLQPDAEFGRILAAYGGVFVAGSLAWGMVADGYRPDRWDVTGALICLAGMAVIMYAPRGN from the coding sequence ATGCTCATCCTCCGCTCGGCCGCCCTCTTCGTCGTCGCCGCCCTCTTCGAGATCGGCGGCGCCTGGCTGGTCTGGCAGGGCGTACGCGAACACCGCGGGTGGCTGTGGATCGGCGCGGGCGTGATGGCCCTCGGCGCCTACGGCTTCGTCGCCACACTCCAGCCCGACGCCGAGTTCGGCCGCATCCTCGCCGCCTACGGCGGTGTCTTCGTCGCCGGTTCGCTGGCCTGGGGCATGGTCGCGGACGGCTACCGCCCGGACCGCTGGGACGTCACGGGCGCACTGATCTGCCTCGCGGGCATGGCGGTGATCATGTACGCGCCGCGAGGGAACTGA
- a CDS encoding winged helix-turn-helix transcriptional regulator, with product MATTTAVQRREQARVEYDAFLKSCPTNQLLDRISDKWVSLVVSALAPGPLRYSDLGRKIAGVSPKMLTQTLRSLERDGLLTRTVTPSVPVRVDYELTPLGQNLARLLTAVKDWAETHFDEVREARERYDTEGPDN from the coding sequence ATGGCGACCACGACCGCCGTCCAGCGACGCGAACAGGCCCGCGTCGAGTACGACGCGTTCCTCAAGAGCTGCCCCACCAACCAGCTCCTGGACCGCATCAGCGACAAGTGGGTCAGCCTCGTCGTCTCCGCCCTCGCCCCCGGCCCTCTGCGCTACAGCGACCTCGGGCGCAAGATCGCCGGCGTCAGCCCCAAGATGCTGACCCAGACCCTGCGCTCGCTGGAACGCGACGGCCTCCTCACCCGCACCGTCACCCCGTCCGTCCCGGTCCGCGTCGACTACGAGCTCACCCCGCTCGGCCAGAACCTGGCCCGGCTGCTGACCGCGGTGAAGGACTGGGCGGAGACCCACTTCGACGAGGTCCGAGAGGCCCGCGAGCGCTACGACACCGAGGGCCCCGACAACTGA
- a CDS encoding NADP-dependent oxidoreductase: protein MRAVVVNSFGGPENVEVVDAAIPEPGARQVRIKVAAAALNPVDAGVRAGVFGGAGKRIGLGWDVAGTVDAVGVATSWSVGDEVIALDYGMVKPLGTHADYVVVPTDAVATAPATVDAVHAATLPLNALTAEQALDLLEVTSGQSLLVTGAAGAVGAYAVQLAARRGISVTGLAREGDEEFVRSLGAEGFSGGPVADRSFAAVLDAAVLGERALEWVRDGGRYIGVIPQAEPASVRGVRTGAVEVSADGARLAELVRLVDEGVLTTRVAETFPLDEAVKAHARLDQGGVRGRLVLVP from the coding sequence ATGCGTGCTGTTGTGGTGAACTCGTTCGGCGGGCCGGAGAACGTGGAGGTCGTGGACGCCGCGATACCGGAGCCCGGTGCGCGTCAGGTGCGGATCAAGGTCGCGGCGGCGGCGCTGAACCCCGTGGACGCGGGGGTGCGGGCCGGGGTCTTCGGGGGTGCGGGCAAGCGGATCGGGCTCGGCTGGGATGTGGCCGGGACGGTCGACGCGGTGGGGGTGGCCACATCCTGGAGTGTCGGGGACGAGGTCATCGCCCTGGACTACGGCATGGTCAAGCCGCTCGGCACCCACGCCGACTACGTGGTCGTCCCGACGGACGCCGTCGCCACGGCGCCGGCCACGGTGGACGCCGTCCACGCGGCGACGCTGCCGCTGAACGCGCTCACCGCCGAACAGGCTCTGGACCTGCTGGAGGTGACGTCGGGCCAGTCGCTGCTGGTGACGGGGGCGGCGGGGGCGGTCGGGGCGTACGCCGTCCAACTCGCCGCGCGCCGGGGGATATCGGTGACCGGGCTGGCGCGGGAGGGGGACGAGGAGTTCGTACGGTCGCTGGGGGCCGAGGGGTTCAGCGGCGGTCCCGTCGCCGACCGGAGCTTCGCCGCCGTGCTGGACGCCGCCGTCCTCGGCGAGCGGGCCCTGGAGTGGGTGCGGGACGGGGGCCGGTACATCGGCGTCATCCCGCAGGCGGAGCCCGCGTCGGTGCGCGGGGTGCGGACCGGGGCGGTCGAGGTGAGCGCCGACGGGGCGCGGCTGGCGGAGCTGGTACGGCTGGTGGACGAGGGCGTGCTGACGACCCGCGTGGCCGAGACGTTCCCCCTGGACGAGGCCGTCAAGGCGCATGCGCGGCTGGACCAGGGCGGGGTGCGGGGGCGGCTCGTGCTGGTCCCCTAA
- a CDS encoding DUF6597 domain-containing transcriptional factor: MEAPRHDTRGIVDPAALLNRVRFRRHEPAGPLRRYVEWYWLIDWDLPAPYASHIVPHPAVNLTFQWEEDEGPPYAEVTGVALGLYTRKLTGRGRVCGVKFRPGGFRPYAPEAPVSRWTGRALPAEEVFPQATGDTAHAIVTPADDRARVAALDAFLHALPRTPDPQADLAMDLVQRVRADRTVRRVGDFARAEGLSVRALQRLFSTYVGVSPKWVILRYRIHEALNHADTHTDIDWATLAADLGYADQAHLVRDFTATVGVPPTAYAAEAQVEG, encoded by the coding sequence ATGGAGGCACCCCGCCACGACACCCGCGGGATCGTCGACCCGGCCGCGCTGCTGAACCGCGTGCGCTTCCGCCGCCACGAGCCCGCCGGGCCGCTGCGCCGGTACGTCGAGTGGTACTGGCTGATCGACTGGGACCTGCCCGCCCCCTACGCCTCCCACATCGTCCCGCACCCCGCCGTCAACCTCACCTTCCAGTGGGAGGAGGACGAGGGTCCGCCGTACGCCGAGGTCACCGGCGTCGCCCTCGGCCTGTACACCCGGAAGCTGACCGGCCGGGGCCGGGTCTGCGGGGTGAAGTTCCGCCCGGGCGGCTTCCGGCCCTACGCCCCCGAGGCGCCGGTGTCCCGGTGGACGGGCCGCGCGCTGCCCGCCGAGGAGGTGTTCCCGCAGGCCACGGGAGACACGGCCCACGCGATCGTCACCCCCGCCGACGACCGGGCGAGGGTGGCCGCGCTCGACGCCTTCCTTCATGCCCTGCCCCGCACCCCCGACCCGCAGGCGGACCTCGCCATGGACCTCGTCCAGCGCGTCCGCGCCGACCGCACGGTCCGCCGCGTCGGCGACTTCGCCCGGGCGGAGGGCCTGTCGGTGCGGGCGCTGCAACGGCTCTTCTCGACCTACGTCGGCGTCAGCCCCAAGTGGGTCATCCTCCGCTACCGCATCCACGAGGCCCTCAACCACGCCGACACCCACACCGACATCGACTGGGCCACCCTCGCCGCGGACCTCGGCTACGCGGACCAGGCCCACCTGGTGAGGGACTTCACGGCGACGGTGGGGGTACCGCCGACGGCGTACGCGGCGGAGGCCCAGGTCGAGGGTTAG
- a CDS encoding TIGR03086 family metal-binding protein: MARERAVPVVRGISDATLSAPTPCAEYDVKALVNHVFQVIVQFQRLAVKEASDFGETPDRVAGSAEWRERLADETDRLVAAWSAPGAEEGTTGGMNMPARLVGSMALLDLTVHAWDLARATGQEYPGADEAVVAELAGAVDELAPTARKMGVFGEPVPVAEGASAFERLLARTGRNPHWR; encoded by the coding sequence ATGGCGCGCGAGCGGGCGGTCCCGGTGGTCCGGGGCATCTCGGATGCCACCCTCTCCGCTCCCACGCCCTGCGCCGAGTACGACGTGAAGGCCCTGGTCAACCATGTCTTCCAGGTGATCGTGCAGTTCCAGCGGCTGGCCGTGAAGGAGGCGTCGGACTTCGGCGAGACCCCCGACCGGGTCGCCGGGAGCGCCGAGTGGCGTGAGCGGCTCGCGGACGAGACGGACCGGCTGGTGGCGGCCTGGTCGGCGCCCGGTGCCGAGGAGGGGACGACCGGCGGGATGAACATGCCCGCGCGGCTGGTCGGCTCGATGGCGCTGCTCGATCTGACCGTGCACGCGTGGGACCTGGCGCGGGCGACGGGCCAGGAGTACCCGGGCGCCGACGAGGCGGTCGTGGCGGAGCTGGCCGGCGCGGTGGACGAGCTGGCGCCGACGGCGAGGAAGATGGGGGTGTTCGGGGAGCCGGTGCCGGTGGCGGAGGGCGCGTCGGCGTTCGAGCGGCTGCTCGCCCGGACCGGGCGGAATCCGCACTGGCGGTGA